In the Gossypium arboreum isolate Shixiya-1 chromosome 10, ASM2569848v2, whole genome shotgun sequence genome, one interval contains:
- the LOC108487646 gene encoding disease resistance protein RPS2-like isoform X3 codes for MLNLVANVGGLGLSKQPKKEIQRASKETSLMDNKQSELQEPPNSPSWIAMYLQSHCDLVAIPPLFFHKLQVLDLSHTNIKALPHSLPNDLFALKKLLLRKCKLFMKLSSHVGKLDNLEKLDLDETEIISIPIGIGKLVKLRVLKVCIYGQTNFSKRKQLPSNMVLHPGMISKLSRLIELSIDVDPSDKWWHDSVEEVVKGVCNLEGLRSLCLYLPNYQLLDYTSFIYPSLSCFRFTVGHHKRRTISRVPHEVEAQFTKWDKCLKFVNGENIPFQVRKVLKFTSSFFLDRHENAWSLSEFGNENMVKLKFCLLVDCNKMETIIGGAEVETILESLQYLSIHYMKNLTSIWKGPTRSGCMSKLKFLALHTCPKLINIFSNVLLKSFVNLEEIIVEDCPQVTSLVGHISARAMSDAFLPSLKRLFLLYLPELVSISNSQYIAPKLEIIGFYNCPMLKILSKRELSSKTLKKIKGENQWWEGIKWKETDWETMPDYLMHIFSPINIEKDVMTQLVEDRDVFEALTQNEGQQSDTALCTRKLVDNYAQQKGQWADCMVKSVPSPCSPILSSLTRPYLPITPPLNVKHTRRFSKRQLSNLVSYPSHNEQNKSSEKMSLGLGFSSPLVNRCCPAVVSGSRGRQQKLLASGKRENSNDDDKKKSMHRGIGRQRRQEIATLYASLRNLLPPKYIRVKRKVFNIR; via the exons ATGCTGAACTTAGTAGCTAATGTTGGTGGATTAGGATTGTCTAAACAACCTAAGAAAGAGATTCAACGGGCTAGCAAGGAGACTAGTTTAATGGACAATAAACAATCTGAGCTACAAGAGCCTCCAAATTCTCCTTCATGGATTGCTATGTATTTGCAAAGTCATTGTGATTTGGTGGCTATTCCCCCTTTATTCTTTCACAAACTTCAAGTGTTGGATTTGTCCCATACCAACATCAAAGCATTGCCACATTCTCTTCCGAACGACTTGTTTGCACTAAAGAAACTCTTGTTAAGAAAGTGTAAGCTCTTCATGAAACTGTCATCACATGTTGGGAAACTCGACAATCTTGAGAAGCTTGATCTTGATGAAACTGAGATAATCAGTATTCCCATTGGTATTGGAAAACTAGTGAAGTTAAGAGTCTTGAAGGTATGCATTTATGGACAGACAAACTTCAGCAAAAGAAAGCAGTTGCCATCAAACATGGTGCTTCATCCTGGGATGATATCGAAGCTCTCCCGCTTGATCGAATTAAGCATTGATGTCGATCCATCGGACAAGTGGTGGCATGATTCTGTTGAAGAAGTTGTAAAAGGAGTATGCAACCTAGAGGGGTTGAGGAGCCTTTGCTTGTATCTACCAAATTACCAACTTTTAGATTATACTTCATTCATATATCCTTCATTATCATGTTTCAGATTTACTGTTGGTCACCATAAAAGGAGAACCATCTCTCGTGTACCCCATGAAGTTGAAGCCCAATTCACAAAATGGGACAAATGTTTGAAGTTTGTGAATGGTGAAAACATCCCATTTCAAGTAAGAAAAGTACTTAAGTTTACTTCATCGTTTTTCTTGGACCGCCATGAAAATGCTTGGAGTTTATCTGAATTTGGGAATGAGAACATGGTAAAGCTGAAGTTTTGCTTGTTGGTCGATTGTAATAAGATGGAAACAATTATTGGTGGAGCTGAAGTTGAAACCATTCTCGAATCACTACAATATTTGAGCATTCATTACATGAAGAATTTGACAAGTATATGGAAAGGACCAACTCGTTCTGGTTGTATGTCTAAGTTAAAGTTCTTGGCATTGCACACATGCCCCAAGTTGATCAACATTTTCTCAAATGTTTTGCTCAAAAGTTTTGTCAACTTGGAGGAGATTATAGTGGAGGACTGTCCCCAAGTGACCAGCCTTGTAGGTCATATATCTGCCCGAGCAATGTCAGATGCTTTTCTCCCAAGTTTGAAAAGATTGTTTCTTCTTTATCTCCCTGAACTGGTCAGCATTTCAAATAGCCAATACATTGCACCAAAATTAGAGATAATAGGCTTCTATAATTGCCCAATGCTTAAAATCCTATCAAAAAGGGAGCTGTCAAGCAAAACTCTAAAAAAGATTAAAGGAGAAAACCAATGGTGGGAAGGTATAAAGTGGAAAGAAACAGATTGGGAAACTATGCCAGATTATCTAATGCATATTTTTTCTCCAATCAATATTGAAAAAGATGTGATGACACAATTGGTAGAAGATAGAGATGTATTTGAAGCTTTGACTCAAAATGAAGGCCAACAATCAG ATACTGCCTTGTGCACTCGGAAATTGGTTGACAATTATGCACAACAGAAAGGCCAATGGGCAG ATTGTATGGTGAAGTCCGTGCCATCACCATGCTCGCCCATTCTTTCATCCTTGACTCGACCTTACTTACCCATCACTCCACCGTTAAAT GTTAAACATACAAGAAGGTTTTCGAAAAGGCAGCTTTCGAATTTGGTAAGCTATCCAAGTCACAACGAGCAAAATAAAAGTTCAGAAAAGATGAGCCTTGGTCTCGGTTTCTCCTCACCACTTGTGAATAGG TGTTGCCCCGCTGTTGTGTCGGGGAGCAGAGGCCGGCAACAAAAATTATTGGCCAGTGGCAAGAGAGAAAATAGTAACGATGATGATAAGAAAAAGTCTATGCATAGGGGCATTGGGAGGCAAAGAAGGCAAGAAATAGCCACCCTTTATGCTTCTCTTCGAAACCTTCTCCCTCCTAAGTACATCAGGGTAAAAA GGAAAGTGTTCAATATCAGATGA
- the LOC108487646 gene encoding disease resistance protein RPS2-like isoform X2 has protein sequence MLNLVANVGGLGLSKQPKKEIQRASKETSLMDNKQSELQEPPNSPSWIAMYLQSHCDLVAIPPLFFHKLQVLDLSHTNIKALPHSLPNDLFALKKLLLRKCKLFMKLSSHVGKLDNLEKLDLDETEIISIPIGIGKLVKLRVLKVCIYGQTNFSKRKQLPSNMVLHPGMISKLSRLIELSIDVDPSDKWWHDSVEEVVKGVCNLEGLRSLCLYLPNYQLLDYTSFIYPSLSCFRFTVGHHKRRTISRVPHEVEAQFTKWDKCLKFVNGENIPFQVRKVLKFTSSFFLDRHENAWSLSEFGNENMVKLKFCLLVDCNKMETIIGGAEVETILESLQYLSIHYMKNLTSIWKGPTRSGCMSKLKFLALHTCPKLINIFSNVLLKSFVNLEEIIVEDCPQVTSLVGHISARAMSDAFLPSLKRLFLLYLPELVSISNSQYIAPKLEIIGFYNCPMLKILSKRELSSKTLKKIKGENQWWEGIKWKETDWETMPDYLMHIFSPINIEKDVMTQLVEDRDVFEALTQNEGQQSDTALCTRKLVDNYAQQKGQWADCMVKSVPSPCSPILSSLTRPYLPITPPLNVKHTRRFSKRQLSNLVSYPSHNEQNKSSEKMSLGLGFSSPLVNRGKCSISDEVDGAVSYIKYLQKRIDGLSGKRDELKKVWGNSSGFHQGMSMSCIEAFPSSAVVRQSLDGVEIVISDSVGAQALTLSKVLQQLLEEGLDVVNCVSSRTDGALIYTINYEVSDMRGVDPPFLLEKLVSPVSPKMIFE, from the exons ATGCTGAACTTAGTAGCTAATGTTGGTGGATTAGGATTGTCTAAACAACCTAAGAAAGAGATTCAACGGGCTAGCAAGGAGACTAGTTTAATGGACAATAAACAATCTGAGCTACAAGAGCCTCCAAATTCTCCTTCATGGATTGCTATGTATTTGCAAAGTCATTGTGATTTGGTGGCTATTCCCCCTTTATTCTTTCACAAACTTCAAGTGTTGGATTTGTCCCATACCAACATCAAAGCATTGCCACATTCTCTTCCGAACGACTTGTTTGCACTAAAGAAACTCTTGTTAAGAAAGTGTAAGCTCTTCATGAAACTGTCATCACATGTTGGGAAACTCGACAATCTTGAGAAGCTTGATCTTGATGAAACTGAGATAATCAGTATTCCCATTGGTATTGGAAAACTAGTGAAGTTAAGAGTCTTGAAGGTATGCATTTATGGACAGACAAACTTCAGCAAAAGAAAGCAGTTGCCATCAAACATGGTGCTTCATCCTGGGATGATATCGAAGCTCTCCCGCTTGATCGAATTAAGCATTGATGTCGATCCATCGGACAAGTGGTGGCATGATTCTGTTGAAGAAGTTGTAAAAGGAGTATGCAACCTAGAGGGGTTGAGGAGCCTTTGCTTGTATCTACCAAATTACCAACTTTTAGATTATACTTCATTCATATATCCTTCATTATCATGTTTCAGATTTACTGTTGGTCACCATAAAAGGAGAACCATCTCTCGTGTACCCCATGAAGTTGAAGCCCAATTCACAAAATGGGACAAATGTTTGAAGTTTGTGAATGGTGAAAACATCCCATTTCAAGTAAGAAAAGTACTTAAGTTTACTTCATCGTTTTTCTTGGACCGCCATGAAAATGCTTGGAGTTTATCTGAATTTGGGAATGAGAACATGGTAAAGCTGAAGTTTTGCTTGTTGGTCGATTGTAATAAGATGGAAACAATTATTGGTGGAGCTGAAGTTGAAACCATTCTCGAATCACTACAATATTTGAGCATTCATTACATGAAGAATTTGACAAGTATATGGAAAGGACCAACTCGTTCTGGTTGTATGTCTAAGTTAAAGTTCTTGGCATTGCACACATGCCCCAAGTTGATCAACATTTTCTCAAATGTTTTGCTCAAAAGTTTTGTCAACTTGGAGGAGATTATAGTGGAGGACTGTCCCCAAGTGACCAGCCTTGTAGGTCATATATCTGCCCGAGCAATGTCAGATGCTTTTCTCCCAAGTTTGAAAAGATTGTTTCTTCTTTATCTCCCTGAACTGGTCAGCATTTCAAATAGCCAATACATTGCACCAAAATTAGAGATAATAGGCTTCTATAATTGCCCAATGCTTAAAATCCTATCAAAAAGGGAGCTGTCAAGCAAAACTCTAAAAAAGATTAAAGGAGAAAACCAATGGTGGGAAGGTATAAAGTGGAAAGAAACAGATTGGGAAACTATGCCAGATTATCTAATGCATATTTTTTCTCCAATCAATATTGAAAAAGATGTGATGACACAATTGGTAGAAGATAGAGATGTATTTGAAGCTTTGACTCAAAATGAAGGCCAACAATCAG ATACTGCCTTGTGCACTCGGAAATTGGTTGACAATTATGCACAACAGAAAGGCCAATGGGCAG ATTGTATGGTGAAGTCCGTGCCATCACCATGCTCGCCCATTCTTTCATCCTTGACTCGACCTTACTTACCCATCACTCCACCGTTAAAT GTTAAACATACAAGAAGGTTTTCGAAAAGGCAGCTTTCGAATTTGGTAAGCTATCCAAGTCACAACGAGCAAAATAAAAGTTCAGAAAAGATGAGCCTTGGTCTCGGTTTCTCCTCACCACTTGTGAATAGG GGAAAGTGTTCAATATCAGATGAAGTGGATGGAGCAGTTAGCTACATAAAGTACCTGCAGAAGAGGATCGATGGACTGAGTGGCAAGAGAGATGAGTTAAAGAAGGTATGGGGTAATTCGAGTGGTTTTCACCAGGGGATGAGCATGAGCTGTATCGAGGCCTTCCCTAGCAGTGCTGTAGTTCGCCAATCTTTGGATGGTGTAGAAATTGTGATCAGCGACAGTGTTGGAGCTCAAGCTTTGACCCTCTCAAAGGTGCTACAACAACTGCTTGAGGAAGGACTTGATGTTGTTAATTGTGTCTCTTCCAGAACTGATGGAGCACTAATTTACACAATAAATTATGAG GTTAGTGATATGAGAGGAGTCGACCCACCTTTTCTGCTGGAGAAATTAGTGTCTCCTGTTTCGCCCAAAATGATTTTTGAATAA
- the LOC108487646 gene encoding disease resistance protein At4g27190-like isoform X1 — protein sequence MLNLVANVGGLGLSKQPKKEIQRASKETSLMDNKQSELQEPPNSPSWIAMYLQSHCDLVAIPPLFFHKLQVLDLSHTNIKALPHSLPNDLFALKKLLLRKCKLFMKLSSHVGKLDNLEKLDLDETEIISIPIGIGKLVKLRVLKVCIYGQTNFSKRKQLPSNMVLHPGMISKLSRLIELSIDVDPSDKWWHDSVEEVVKGVCNLEGLRSLCLYLPNYQLLDYTSFIYPSLSCFRFTVGHHKRRTISRVPHEVEAQFTKWDKCLKFVNGENIPFQVRKVLKFTSSFFLDRHENAWSLSEFGNENMVKLKFCLLVDCNKMETIIGGAEVETILESLQYLSIHYMKNLTSIWKGPTRSGCMSKLKFLALHTCPKLINIFSNVLLKSFVNLEEIIVEDCPQVTSLVGHISARAMSDAFLPSLKRLFLLYLPELVSISNSQYIAPKLEIIGFYNCPMLKILSKRELSSKTLKKIKGENQWWEGIKWKETDWETMPDYLMHIFSPINIEKDVMTQLVEDRDVFEALTQNEGQQSDTALCTRKLVDNYAQQKGQWADCMVKSVPSPCSPILSSLTRPYLPITPPLNVKHTRRFSKRQLSNLVSYPSHNEQNKSSEKMSLGLGFSSPLVNRCCPAVVSGSRGRQQKLLASGKRENSNDDDKKKSMHRGIGRQRRQEIATLYASLRNLLPPKYIRGKCSISDEVDGAVSYIKYLQKRIDGLSGKRDELKKVWGNSSGFHQGMSMSCIEAFPSSAVVRQSLDGVEIVISDSVGAQALTLSKVLQQLLEEGLDVVNCVSSRTDGALIYTINYEVSDMRGVDPPFLLEKLVSPVSPKMIFE from the exons ATGCTGAACTTAGTAGCTAATGTTGGTGGATTAGGATTGTCTAAACAACCTAAGAAAGAGATTCAACGGGCTAGCAAGGAGACTAGTTTAATGGACAATAAACAATCTGAGCTACAAGAGCCTCCAAATTCTCCTTCATGGATTGCTATGTATTTGCAAAGTCATTGTGATTTGGTGGCTATTCCCCCTTTATTCTTTCACAAACTTCAAGTGTTGGATTTGTCCCATACCAACATCAAAGCATTGCCACATTCTCTTCCGAACGACTTGTTTGCACTAAAGAAACTCTTGTTAAGAAAGTGTAAGCTCTTCATGAAACTGTCATCACATGTTGGGAAACTCGACAATCTTGAGAAGCTTGATCTTGATGAAACTGAGATAATCAGTATTCCCATTGGTATTGGAAAACTAGTGAAGTTAAGAGTCTTGAAGGTATGCATTTATGGACAGACAAACTTCAGCAAAAGAAAGCAGTTGCCATCAAACATGGTGCTTCATCCTGGGATGATATCGAAGCTCTCCCGCTTGATCGAATTAAGCATTGATGTCGATCCATCGGACAAGTGGTGGCATGATTCTGTTGAAGAAGTTGTAAAAGGAGTATGCAACCTAGAGGGGTTGAGGAGCCTTTGCTTGTATCTACCAAATTACCAACTTTTAGATTATACTTCATTCATATATCCTTCATTATCATGTTTCAGATTTACTGTTGGTCACCATAAAAGGAGAACCATCTCTCGTGTACCCCATGAAGTTGAAGCCCAATTCACAAAATGGGACAAATGTTTGAAGTTTGTGAATGGTGAAAACATCCCATTTCAAGTAAGAAAAGTACTTAAGTTTACTTCATCGTTTTTCTTGGACCGCCATGAAAATGCTTGGAGTTTATCTGAATTTGGGAATGAGAACATGGTAAAGCTGAAGTTTTGCTTGTTGGTCGATTGTAATAAGATGGAAACAATTATTGGTGGAGCTGAAGTTGAAACCATTCTCGAATCACTACAATATTTGAGCATTCATTACATGAAGAATTTGACAAGTATATGGAAAGGACCAACTCGTTCTGGTTGTATGTCTAAGTTAAAGTTCTTGGCATTGCACACATGCCCCAAGTTGATCAACATTTTCTCAAATGTTTTGCTCAAAAGTTTTGTCAACTTGGAGGAGATTATAGTGGAGGACTGTCCCCAAGTGACCAGCCTTGTAGGTCATATATCTGCCCGAGCAATGTCAGATGCTTTTCTCCCAAGTTTGAAAAGATTGTTTCTTCTTTATCTCCCTGAACTGGTCAGCATTTCAAATAGCCAATACATTGCACCAAAATTAGAGATAATAGGCTTCTATAATTGCCCAATGCTTAAAATCCTATCAAAAAGGGAGCTGTCAAGCAAAACTCTAAAAAAGATTAAAGGAGAAAACCAATGGTGGGAAGGTATAAAGTGGAAAGAAACAGATTGGGAAACTATGCCAGATTATCTAATGCATATTTTTTCTCCAATCAATATTGAAAAAGATGTGATGACACAATTGGTAGAAGATAGAGATGTATTTGAAGCTTTGACTCAAAATGAAGGCCAACAATCAG ATACTGCCTTGTGCACTCGGAAATTGGTTGACAATTATGCACAACAGAAAGGCCAATGGGCAG ATTGTATGGTGAAGTCCGTGCCATCACCATGCTCGCCCATTCTTTCATCCTTGACTCGACCTTACTTACCCATCACTCCACCGTTAAAT GTTAAACATACAAGAAGGTTTTCGAAAAGGCAGCTTTCGAATTTGGTAAGCTATCCAAGTCACAACGAGCAAAATAAAAGTTCAGAAAAGATGAGCCTTGGTCTCGGTTTCTCCTCACCACTTGTGAATAGG TGTTGCCCCGCTGTTGTGTCGGGGAGCAGAGGCCGGCAACAAAAATTATTGGCCAGTGGCAAGAGAGAAAATAGTAACGATGATGATAAGAAAAAGTCTATGCATAGGGGCATTGGGAGGCAAAGAAGGCAAGAAATAGCCACCCTTTATGCTTCTCTTCGAAACCTTCTCCCTCCTAAGTACATCAGG GGAAAGTGTTCAATATCAGATGAAGTGGATGGAGCAGTTAGCTACATAAAGTACCTGCAGAAGAGGATCGATGGACTGAGTGGCAAGAGAGATGAGTTAAAGAAGGTATGGGGTAATTCGAGTGGTTTTCACCAGGGGATGAGCATGAGCTGTATCGAGGCCTTCCCTAGCAGTGCTGTAGTTCGCCAATCTTTGGATGGTGTAGAAATTGTGATCAGCGACAGTGTTGGAGCTCAAGCTTTGACCCTCTCAAAGGTGCTACAACAACTGCTTGAGGAAGGACTTGATGTTGTTAATTGTGTCTCTTCCAGAACTGATGGAGCACTAATTTACACAATAAATTATGAG GTTAGTGATATGAGAGGAGTCGACCCACCTTTTCTGCTGGAGAAATTAGTGTCTCCTGTTTCGCCCAAAATGATTTTTGAATAA